In Pseudomonas sp. GCEP-101, one DNA window encodes the following:
- the rpsI gene encoding 30S ribosomal protein S9: protein MSATQNYGTGRRKTATARVFLRPGTGKISINNRTIEQFFGRETARMVVRQPLELTENTEKFDIYVTVVGGGVSGQAGAIRHGITRALIEYDETLRSPLRKAGYVTRDAREVERKKVGLRKARKRPQYSKR, encoded by the coding sequence ATGTCGGCGACTCAAAATTACGGCACTGGCCGTCGTAAGACCGCTACCGCTCGCGTCTTCCTGCGTCCGGGCACTGGCAAGATCTCCATCAACAACCGCACTATCGAGCAGTTCTTCGGTCGTGAGACCGCTCGCATGGTTGTCCGTCAGCCGCTCGAGCTGACCGAGAACACCGAGAAGTTCGATATCTACGTTACCGTCGTTGGCGGTGGTGTAAGCGGCCAGGCCGGTGCGATCCGTCACGGTATCACCCGCGCTCTGATCGAGTACGACGAGACCCTGCGCAGCCCGCTGCGTAAAGCCGGCTACGTCACTCGCGACGCTCGTGAAGTTGAACGTAAGAAAGTCGGTCTGCGCAAAGCGCGTAAGCGTCCGCAGTACTCCAAGCGTTAA
- the rplM gene encoding 50S ribosomal protein L13, producing the protein MKTYTAKPETVKRDWFVVDAAGLTLGRLATEIATRLRGKHKPEYTPHVDTGDYIVVINAEQVRVTGAKATDKMYYHHSGFPGGIKSINFEKLIAKAPERVIETAVKGMLPKNPLGRDMYRKLKVYKGANHPHTAQQPQELKI; encoded by the coding sequence ATGAAAACTTATACCGCGAAACCAGAAACTGTTAAGCGCGACTGGTTCGTCGTCGACGCTGCTGGCCTGACCCTGGGTCGTCTGGCTACCGAGATTGCTACCCGCCTGCGCGGCAAGCACAAGCCGGAATACACCCCGCACGTTGACACTGGCGACTACATCGTCGTCATCAACGCCGAGCAGGTTCGTGTCACTGGCGCCAAAGCTACCGACAAGATGTACTACCATCACTCGGGCTTCCCGGGCGGTATCAAGTCGATCAACTTCGAGAAGCTGATCGCCAAGGCTCCTGAGCGTGTTATCGAGACTGCCGTCAAAGGCATGCTGCCGAAGAACCCGCTGGGCCGCGACATGTACCGCAAGCTGAAAGTGTACAAGGGTGCCAACCACCCGCACACCGCTCAGCAGCCTCAAGAACTGAAGATTTAA
- a CDS encoding NADP(H)-dependent aldo-keto reductase, with the protein MEYRPLGRTELKVSALCLGTMTWGEQNTQDEAFAQIERAKAAGLNFIDTAEMYPVPPRAQTYTRTEQIIGNWFAHRGDRADWVLASKIAGPGNAISHIRDGQPKLDRKNIVAALDGSLKRLQTDWIDLYQLHWPERSTNFFGQLGYQHKEESFTALEDTLEALDEQVRAGKIRHVGLSNETPWGTMRFLQIAQERGWPRAVSIQNPYNLLNRSFEVGLAEIAIREQIGLLAYSPMAFGMLSGKYFGGARPANARISLFSRFTRYTNPQSESACDRYVTLAREHGLDPAQMALAFVTSRPFVTSNIIGATSLEQLDANLDSFDLKLSDEVLAGIEAIHKDQPNPAP; encoded by the coding sequence ATGGAGTACCGCCCGCTCGGCCGCACCGAACTGAAAGTCAGCGCCCTCTGCCTGGGGACCATGACCTGGGGCGAGCAGAACACGCAAGACGAGGCTTTCGCGCAGATCGAGCGGGCCAAGGCCGCCGGTCTGAATTTCATCGATACGGCGGAGATGTACCCGGTGCCGCCGCGCGCGCAGACCTACACCCGCACCGAACAGATCATCGGCAACTGGTTCGCCCATCGCGGCGATCGCGCCGACTGGGTGCTGGCCAGCAAGATCGCCGGCCCCGGCAACGCCATCAGCCACATCCGTGACGGCCAGCCGAAGCTCGACCGCAAGAATATCGTCGCGGCGCTCGATGGCAGCCTCAAGCGCCTGCAGACCGACTGGATCGATCTCTACCAGTTGCACTGGCCCGAGCGCAGCACCAACTTCTTCGGCCAATTGGGCTATCAGCACAAGGAAGAGAGCTTCACGGCGCTGGAAGACACGTTGGAAGCGCTCGACGAGCAGGTGCGCGCCGGCAAGATCCGCCACGTCGGCCTGTCCAACGAAACGCCCTGGGGCACCATGCGCTTCCTGCAGATTGCCCAGGAGCGTGGCTGGCCGCGCGCCGTGTCGATCCAGAACCCCTACAACCTGCTCAACCGCAGCTTCGAGGTGGGCCTCGCGGAAATCGCCATCCGCGAACAGATCGGCCTGCTGGCGTATTCGCCCATGGCCTTTGGCATGCTCTCGGGCAAGTACTTCGGCGGCGCGCGCCCGGCCAATGCGCGGATCAGCCTTTTCAGCCGCTTCACCCGCTACACCAACCCGCAGAGCGAAAGCGCCTGCGACCGCTATGTGACGCTCGCCCGGGAGCATGGCCTGGACCCGGCGCAAATGGCCCTGGCCTTCGTCACCAGCCGGCCGTTCGTGACCAGCAACATCATCGGCGCCACCAGCCTTGAGCAACTGGACGCCAACCTCGACAGCTTCGACCTGAAGCTCTCCGACGAGGT
- the petA gene encoding ubiquinol-cytochrome c reductase iron-sulfur subunit, with product MSNDGVNAGRRRFLVAATSVVGAAGAVGAAVPFVGSWFPSAKAKAAGAPVKVNVGKIEPGQQVVAEWRGKPVFLVHRTKEMLDALPTLEGQLSDPESKASEQPAYVDPKLRSIKPELAVIVGICTHLGCSPTFRPEVAPADLGPDWKGGYFCPCHGSHYDLAGRVYKGQPAPLNLPIPPYSLDGDELTIGVDQEKA from the coding sequence ATGAGTAATGACGGCGTGAATGCAGGCCGGCGTCGCTTCCTTGTCGCGGCCACCTCGGTGGTCGGTGCGGCAGGAGCGGTCGGAGCTGCGGTCCCGTTCGTGGGGTCATGGTTCCCCAGTGCCAAGGCGAAGGCCGCTGGCGCGCCGGTGAAGGTCAACGTAGGGAAGATCGAGCCGGGCCAGCAGGTCGTGGCCGAGTGGCGGGGCAAGCCCGTTTTCCTGGTGCATCGCACCAAGGAAATGCTCGACGCGCTGCCGACCCTCGAAGGCCAGTTGTCCGACCCCGAGTCGAAAGCCTCGGAGCAGCCGGCGTACGTCGATCCCAAGCTGCGTTCGATCAAGCCTGAGCTGGCCGTGATCGTCGGTATCTGCACTCACCTGGGCTGCTCGCCGACCTTCCGCCCGGAAGTCGCTCCCGCGGACCTCGGTCCGGACTGGAAGGGTGGCTACTTCTGCCCCTGCCACGGCTCCCATTACGACCTCGCCGGCCGCGTTTACAAGGGACAGCCCGCGCCCCTGAACCTGCCGATTCCGCCCTATTCGCTTGATGGTGACGAGTTGACCATCGGTGTGGACCAGGAGAAAGCCTGA